In Dehalococcoidia bacterium, the sequence CGGATATCAGGCGCCGCGACCGTCTCGGACCAGGGGTGGTCCGCCCACGTTTCTTCCCAGCGATCGATCGTCCATTCGGCGGCGCCGGGCTGATCCACCTCGAACGACACTTCTCCCAGTCGCGCGCAGCGGTTTCGCGCCTTGCGCAGGTCGCGCGCATGGTGACGCTCGCGCCAATACGCGTCCAGGTCGATACGCGTGGAGACGCGATACACCGCCTCGTACTGCACGAAGTGCACGCGCTTCGACGCGGGGACAGGCGCCTCCCACTCGTTGACCCACACGAACAGGCCCAGCGCTGACAGCGCTTCGATTTCGCGGCCGGGCAGACACGGCGGAAGCGCGGCCGACACCACGCCCTCGGTGATCAGGTCCCAGTGGAGGTTCCGCCGCCGCAGCGCGATCAGGGCGACCGGGTCGTCACCGTCGGTGACCAGCGCCACGCGCTTCTGTGCCGGCGAAGGAGTATTGACCAGGAGCCGGAAGAGGTCGTGCGAACACGTTTCACCTTCTGGCAGCGCAAGCAGCGCATCGTCCAGCGCGCACTCCCACCGGTCGAACCAGTGCGCCTTCAACGTCCGCTCGGGTGCCATCCTTCTTTCGCGCAGCTTGAACATCGGCATCAGTTCCCCATCCTGACTTCGACGGCCACCTGCTCAGGCGGCCCTGCGCGCTTCAGCAGCCCGCGCACGTCTTCGATCCGCACGATGCGTAGAGCCGCAACCGCAATGCCGAACAGCGCCCCGACGAGCAGTGCTTCGGGCACCCACCATAACGGAAGCGCGTAGGTGATCAACGCTAGGACGCCGGCCACGGGCAACAGCCGTCCCGCCACCCAGAACGAGGGCACCTCGCCGACGGCCCGTCCCAGGATGTAGAGCGCAGCAACCAGGATCGCCACCTCGGTGACCACCATCGATGCCGCCGCGCCTTCCTTACCGTACACCGGGATCAGCACGGCGTTTGCACTGAGATTGACAACAACGCTTGATCCGGCGAGAAAGAACAGCACGTTCTGACGGCCCGCTGCCAGCAGCCCGTATTCGGCGAGCACGCCCAGCCACAGGAACGGCACGGCCATCGCCAGCACCCGCACGCAGGTCACCGCCTGGTGATATTCGTCGCCGCCGAGCAGTTGCACCAGCGGTTCGGCGAAGAGCACCGCCGCGGTGACCAGCGCCATACCTCCGAGCGACAAGAGATCGTGGCAGCGCTGGTACATCGCCTTGAATTCGTCGGTGTGTCCGGACGCGAAGTATCTGCTCATGACCGGGAACGCCGACCCCACGAACAGCACGCTCAGCGGCACAGCCAGGTCGATCGAGCGAAAAGCGAAACCATAGAACCCGACCGATTCGTTGTCGGTAAACCACTTGAGCAGCAACACGCCCAGGCGGTCGTAGCTCACCGTGAGCAACGCCGATCCGGCGATCGGCGCCACCTGTCGCACGAGCGTCCCGATGAACCCCCGGTCGAAGAGGAACCGCGGCTTCACGAACTGCCGCACAAAGATGAACGCGACGACGCTGCTCGCGAGCGCACCGACGTTGTAGGCGACCAACATCAGGATCAGGCCACCACCGGACATCGCGACGAGCACCATGCCGGCCAGCGAAACCCAACCCTGCGTGATACTCGAGAGCGCGATGAACTCCATCCGCATGTTCGCCTGGAAGGTCGCGGCGTACGTGCCCGCGATGATGGTCAGCGGAAACGACAGCGACGCAACCAGGATCGCCATCACCGTCTGCCCTGTGTCGCGGCCACCGAGGATCAGAGCGCCGCTGGCCGCGACGGCCGTGGAGAAGACCGCCATCCCCGTCCTGAGCGTCAGCAGGTTGCCCATGATCTCGTCGGGAGAGCGCTCGCCGGCGGTCAGATGACGCACCGCAATGACGTTGACGCCGAGATCGCTGAGGTTGGTGATGACGAGGAACGCGAGGACAACCTGGTACTGTCCGTAGACATCTGGGCCCAGGTAGCGCGAAAGCAGCATGAGGGTAAGCAGCGATGCAGCGATGCTGACGCCGCGTCCGCCGAGTTGCACAATGCTATTACGCGCCACCTGCTGCGCTACCGTCACGAACTATCCTCCGGCGGCTATGCCGCCTATCCCCTCCTTAGCGGACATTCCCGGATCCGCGCGATGGCGCTCGACGAGCGCCCTCAACAACCCATCGAGCCGTTCGACCGAGCGCTCCCACGTCCAGTGCGCCATGACGTGCTCGCGGCCCGCTTTGCTCATGCGCGCTCGCAGCAACTCGTCGTCCATCAGGCGAAGCACGGCATCGCCAAGTTGCTGTGGGTCGCGCTCGCAGAGGAAGCCCGTTTCGCCGTCGACGACCGTCTCGATCGGGCCGGCTTCGCGCACGGCGACGACGGGAGTGCCGCTGGCCATGGCCTCGAGCGCAACGAGGCCGAATGGCTCGAGATGAGGCGTGTACAGCATCGCCGAGGCGGTCTGGAATAAGCGCTTCACCTCCGCGTCCGGAACGCGTTCGCGGATGATCAACTCCACGCCGCAGTCTTTCGCGATGGTCTCAACATAGTGACGCTCTGGCGCGTACACGCGGTTGCAGACAAGCACGATCGGCGGCCGGTGGCCGGCCGGAATCGTCGCGATGGCGCGCACCGCCCAATCCACGCCCTTCGATGAAACCAGTTCGCCGACCATCAGCACGAAACGCTCGCGCGGACGCTCAGCGGGACGGAACGCTTCGACGTCCACGCCCGGATAGTTCACCTCGGGCGAGACTGCATACGCGCGGTTCGCATAGTCCGCTGTGTACTTCGAGTTGGCAATGACCAGCGACGCGCCGCGCGTGCCCTGGCGGTCCCAGCGCCGGATCAGTCCGCCCCAGTACGCGCGATTCCAGAGGCGGCGAGGCAGCGTCGTCAGGGAGTTCGAATTGTACGGGCGCCGCACCTTCGGCTCGTACACATTGCGCATCGGCTCGTGACAGTAGTACGCGCTGAGAGTCTTCGTATGGCGCAGCACCATCGGCGCTTCCGTGTAGCCGCCAATGCTTGCGAACAACACATCATACTTGCGCGCATCGATCCGGTCCGCAACGACTCGCGAAGCCTGCGCGAACCGCCACAGGTCGATCCAGACGAGCGGCACGTTGAGCGGCCGCAGCACACCCGGAAAGCGCGGAAGATCACTGAATGTCACGATCTCCGCGTGCTGGCCGAGTTCGTTGACATCCGGGTGCTGTACGCCGATCGAGTTGCGGTCGATGCTGTACAGGTCG encodes:
- a CDS encoding GNAT family N-acetyltransferase, yielding MPMFKLRERRMAPERTLKAHWFDRWECALDDALLALPEGETCSHDLFRLLVNTPSPAQKRVALVTDGDDPVALIALRRRNLHWDLITEGVVSAALPPCLPGREIEALSALGLFVWVNEWEAPVPASKRVHFVQYEAVYRVSTRIDLDAYWRERHHARDLRKARNRCARLGEVSFEVDQPGAAEWTIDRWEETWADHPWSETVAAPDIRVAASYLMSRGQYHSFRLLIDGRPVAGMNASVRGKALVIANSGREPEFDKAGTGVRRDELFYRWCAQSPYERVDLGGGFEYKARWAETDGVRARFSVAPPHLVMARQGLIVARRMKDFVSPKSRVVDDHGEFESTRWM
- a CDS encoding flippase; this translates as MTVAQQVARNSIVQLGGRGVSIAASLLTLMLLSRYLGPDVYGQYQVVLAFLVITNLSDLGVNVIAVRHLTAGERSPDEIMGNLLTLRTGMAVFSTAVAASGALILGGRDTGQTVMAILVASLSFPLTIIAGTYAATFQANMRMEFIALSSITQGWVSLAGMVLVAMSGGGLILMLVAYNVGALASSVVAFIFVRQFVKPRFLFDRGFIGTLVRQVAPIAGSALLTVSYDRLGVLLLKWFTDNESVGFYGFAFRSIDLAVPLSVLFVGSAFPVMSRYFASGHTDEFKAMYQRCHDLLSLGGMALVTAAVLFAEPLVQLLGGDEYHQAVTCVRVLAMAVPFLWLGVLAEYGLLAAGRQNVLFFLAGSSVVVNLSANAVLIPVYGKEGAAASMVVTEVAILVAALYILGRAVGEVPSFWVAGRLLPVAGVLALITYALPLWWVPEALLVGALFGIAVAALRIVRIEDVRGLLKRAGPPEQVAVEVRMGN
- a CDS encoding glycosyltransferase family 4 protein gives rise to the protein MSDRLRIAVYYNVGWGGGRRWLYECVSRLAKLHDVDLYSIDRNSIGVQHPDVNELGQHAEIVTFSDLPRFPGVLRPLNVPLVWIDLWRFAQASRVVADRIDARKYDVLFASIGGYTEAPMVLRHTKTLSAYYCHEPMRNVYEPKVRRPYNSNSLTTLPRRLWNRAYWGGLIRRWDRQGTRGASLVIANSKYTADYANRAYAVSPEVNYPGVDVEAFRPAERPRERFVLMVGELVSSKGVDWAVRAIATIPAGHRPPIVLVCNRVYAPERHYVETIAKDCGVELIIRERVPDAEVKRLFQTASAMLYTPHLEPFGLVALEAMASGTPVVAVREAGPIETVVDGETGFLCERDPQQLGDAVLRLMDDELLRARMSKAGREHVMAHWTWERSVERLDGLLRALVERHRADPGMSAKEGIGGIAAGG